The Sedimentibacter sp. zth1 DNA segment ACCAATTGAAAATATTTTTATAACTGACTATATGCCTTTAGCCGATGGCACTTACGTTAAGGTATATTTGATGGGTTATAAGTTTGCTACAGACAAAGAAAAGAAAAATAATTTCAACAATGAAACTATAGCTAAAAATTTGAAGATACCTTTGGCTGATGTTTTAAATGCTTGGACATTTTGGGAAACTCAAGGTATCATAATAAAGCATGAAACTGAGGATGAGTATAACTATAATGTTGAGTTTGTAAACTTAAAACAACTTTATATTGATAAAATATATAGACATTTACCTAATGCAACAAAAGAAGATGATAATATATCTTATGATACAAGTATTAAAAGTGTTTCAAATAAAGAATTATTAAATTCAAATAAAATGACAGATATGAAGAAAATGCATGAAGAAATTGACAAAATATTTGGGGAGCCACAAAATATTAACAATAAGAAGAAAATACTAAAGTGGCAAAAGCAATATGAACTGAGTCCTGAAATGATGGTTCAAGCTTTTTCATATTGCATAAACAATAAAAAAATCAGAAGATACTCGTACATTGAAAGTATAATATCAATGTGGCATAATGAAAATATTACAGATATGGACACTCTTTCTGAATTCTTAGAAAACAGGGAAGATAGATACTTTATATACTCTCGAATAAGTAAAGCATTAGGATTTAACAATAGAGTTTTGACAGAAGGAGAAAGAAAAACAATTGATAAATGGGTTGATGATTTTCAATTTTCAATAGATATGATTTTAAAAGGTCTAGACAATTCTACTAAAATATCTAATCCAAATATAAACTACTTTGATGCAATACTTGAAAATTGGCATAAGAAGGGATATAAAAAACCAGAAGATGTAGTAAATGACAAAAAAGTTGTGAAAAAAAAGGTAACATCTAAACAAGTAGTAACAACAGAGAAAAAGAACAAATTTCATAACTTTGAACAAAGAACTGATCAGTACACACCAGAAGAACTTAAAGAAATAGGCAAAAGAAACTTTGAGCGTAAATTAAAAGAGTTAGGTTTAAATATGCAATCGGAGGATAAAATATAATGAACGAATCTGTATTGAGTAAAATAAGAACAGAATATGAACATAAGCGATTAAAAGCGTTGAATGATTTAGATAGAAGAAAAGAAAAAGTTTATACGATGTTTCCAAGGGTTGAAGAAATCGATAAAGAAATTGCATTAACAAGTATAAAGCTATCTAAGATAATTTTGCTTAAACCTGAAAATGTTGAACAAGAGGTTACTAAATTAAAAGAAAAAATTGATAATTTAAGAAAAGAAAAATCACAAATATTTAAAGATAACAAAATACCAAAGAACTATTTTGAAATAAAATATAAATGTTCTATTTGCAGAGATACAGGGTTTTTAGACAATGGAAAAAGGTGCAAATGTTATAAACAAAGCATAATAGAAAGTCTTTACCATATGTCAAATATAAAACAAATGCTAGAAAAAGAAAATTTTAACGAATTTAATATAAACATATTTAGTAATCAAAAATTTGGGGATGAACCTATTACACCAAGACAAAATATGTATACAATATTTGCAACATGTGAAGATTTTTGCAATAATTTTGATAAAGTTAATAACAGTATGCTATTTTATGGTGGAACCGGACTGGGAAAAACATTCATGTGTAATTGTATTGCAAGTGAACTTATACAAAGAGGAAAAACTGTTATTTATCAAACAGCAGCTAACATAATAGATATAGTTGAAAATCATAGATTTAATAAAAATGATGAAACTCAAATTAACAAGGAAAATTATAAATTTTTATTCGACTGTGATTTACTGATAATAGATGATTTAGGTACTGAGTTCAATAACTCTTTTACAAATTCTGAACTGTTTAATATTATAAATTCTAGAATGACATCAGGCAAAAAAATGGTTGTTTCAACAAATCTTTCATTAGACCAGCTTGCATCTACATATTCTGATAGAATTATTTCAAGAGTTTTCAATGAGTTTGCAATATGCTATTTTTATGGCAAAGATTTAAGGTGGGAAAGCTAACAATAAAAGAGCAATAAATAATCGAAATGGTTATTTATTGCTCTTTTTAATTTGCTTATATATTTATTATAATTAGTTACTAAATTTTGCAGTTAACCATGGTAAAAACTTATTTAATAATAAGTTAACCAGTATTCCTACTACTGCTGCTAAGCTTAAACCACCGAATGGTATATCTTCAGTTATTTTTATTTCTAGATTAAATCCTAAATATTTTTGTAAATATGTTGCATATAATCCTATAAATAATATAACTAACATAGTGATTATATTTTTCCAGTTAAACTTTACTTTTTCTAGTTTTATAGTTTTAACACCTATAAGTGAAATCATACAGTATAACATAAGTGAAATTCCACCCATAACAGGTTCTGGTATACTACCTAAAAATCCACTAACTTTTCCTATGAAAGAAAGCAATATTGCAAATGCAGCAGCGATTTCTAGATTTCTTGGATTATAGTTTTTAGTCATTGCCAACACACCTGTGTTTTCTCCATATGTTGTATTAGCAGGACCACCTATTAAACTAGCAAATATTGTTGCAAGACCATCACCTAGTAATGTTCTATTAAGACCAGGATCTTTTATAAAATCTTTTCCGACAACTTGACCATTTGTTGTTATATCGCCAATGTGTTCCATGAAAACTGCTATAACTATTGGTGCAATCATCATAATTGCTCCAACATCGAATTTGGGCAATGTGAAACTTGGTATTGAAAACCATGCTGCTTCAGCAATGTCTTTTGTAACAATTAATGAATTGTCAATAAGTAATGTTAGTAAATATCCAATAAATATTGCAAGTATGATATTCAATTGTTTTATAAATCCTTTTGCAAATTTACTAATGCATAATGCACTACCTAAAGTTATAAAAGCAATCAAAAAATTTGTT contains these protein-coding regions:
- a CDS encoding DnaD domain protein, whose protein sequence is MNFILQEQKIDLQDTPIENIFITDYMPLADGTYVKVYLMGYKFATDKEKKNNFNNETIAKNLKIPLADVLNAWTFWETQGIIIKHETEDEYNYNVEFVNLKQLYIDKIYRHLPNATKEDDNISYDTSIKSVSNKELLNSNKMTDMKKMHEEIDKIFGEPQNINNKKKILKWQKQYELSPEMMVQAFSYCINNKKIRRYSYIESIISMWHNENITDMDTLSEFLENREDRYFIYSRISKALGFNNRVLTEGERKTIDKWVDDFQFSIDMILKGLDNSTKISNPNINYFDAILENWHKKGYKKPEDVVNDKKVVKKKVTSKQVVTTEKKNKFHNFEQRTDQYTPEELKEIGKRNFERKLKELGLNMQSEDKI
- a CDS encoding ATP-binding protein; protein product: MNESVLSKIRTEYEHKRLKALNDLDRRKEKVYTMFPRVEEIDKEIALTSIKLSKIILLKPENVEQEVTKLKEKIDNLRKEKSQIFKDNKIPKNYFEIKYKCSICRDTGFLDNGKRCKCYKQSIIESLYHMSNIKQMLEKENFNEFNINIFSNQKFGDEPITPRQNMYTIFATCEDFCNNFDKVNNSMLFYGGTGLGKTFMCNCIASELIQRGKTVIYQTAANIIDIVENHRFNKNDETQINKENYKFLFDCDLLIIDDLGTEFNNSFTNSELFNIINSRMTSGKKMVVSTNLSLDQLASTYSDRIISRVFNEFAICYFYGKDLRWES
- a CDS encoding uracil-xanthine permease family protein, with translation MNTNYSEKIGVKNFILGIQHLLAMFGATVLVPMLTGLDISVALFSSGVGTLIFHCCTKFKVPVFLGSSFAFIPPIVAVIAKYGSVQYAQGGIMVAGLIYVIFSLLVNKIGVKRIRKLLPGQVVGPMIIVIGLNLVPVAFDHCKTNFLIAFITLGSALCISKFAKGFIKQLNIILAIFIGYLLTLLIDNSLIVTKDIAEAAWFSIPSFTLPKFDVGAIMMIAPIVIAVFMEHIGDITTNGQVVGKDFIKDPGLNRTLLGDGLATIFASLIGGPANTTYGENTGVLAMTKNYNPRNLEIAAAFAILLSFIGKVSGFLGSIPEPVMGGISLMLYCMISLIGVKTIKLEKVKFNWKNIITMLVILFIGLYATYLQKYLGFNLEIKITEDIPFGGLSLAAVVGILVNLLLNKFLPWLTAKFSN